One Planctomycetota bacterium genomic region harbors:
- a CDS encoding translocation/assembly module TamB domain-containing protein: MLSGKRARRAVALVSLVAAAAALAYLLRWPLFGGIVRARLEDLAARRLGADLARARLEGSLLTGVSARDVVLSPRPGAPFREARADRLSARYGLLGAGLLRVEVQGARVVLAEPAGPPAPVQEVVRDAFGAWLGFRFPGRLRIERSEIVLPGGETVRIERASFDARGGAMRFEAPGWGRSAAAFHFSSAGAASLELETQRGPLETLRFELGPADGARPFSARLARGDLALEARGRLTFDAQGKLARAEADLSARQGHARVEADFIGGHVWAGGRLEFALEGNLSARISIEGRIEGPLAGPPEAWTVRALSARARDASAGGLAIDGLEAESPGGTLGELPWSARVRRGPDEAEVRGILRWTPGGAPRISGAGSLRAEDLEPYARFLNSPVAVRARDVRVSAAGSWEAGALRIEGELETGRGAVGEEGWEALRLAGSFRSGAAEIRELAIRGTAWAPLVRARGRLETADPEGRRRFSASLEAEGDALRAEGFWTPRDGTELEFVAEGPFRWLGAFGVEVPPSWAPVRASGEVRGSFDGLSASLELAVPGRLLWAPELSARREGPSWVVEARPGAAWAAGRWVELSDFRAELGPGLAAVSALRFRTREPDLSARLDAFAAWDGREVRAGLEANQVSVAGVSLDGFEARAELDRRAGTGRMRFSWGSEAGDHLLLSGAVGRKLDIHLRARLGDLGHGAVRELFPGLELSGGAALEVRIAGPRERPSASGRLSLSEVSALGTPPLSLEVPLRTEEGRLRARGRAPASPFGDLVVEADVPLADLGARTPLNVAVRLETSDLDPILERVPEEVRPHLPRDGRLRAALLVGGTVGAPAPSARAELEARGFPTPGPLGPGTELRAEARWEPGTLFLESLQARLGYGRLQAEGRWDASRPARPLALRVTGKDLLVVDGARVRVRVDPDLRVTWREGEGWRAAGKVDVPLLLYYEELGGGPRGAAPSPGAAREVRPPSVRLPVAPGGGTVLPGVRELRGLALDLEVTTPGEIRVENATVAALLSARLRVRGTGAEPVVTGTVRAKSGEVKLATGVFLRLRSAEVVFPAEPGALPRVRFEAEAGSGTASVLVIVDGPLEDPELFLRSEPPRRQEDLLAFLAFGHFPGEVSGGGALGTLALRFYQEQVGARPSAEPRTGLLERLHPSIVIEESSAERRAPWELPAAGTGRGTVFRTEYFLSPHVSVVVETDREAHVSGDVKLRLRFR, from the coding sequence GTGCTCTCCGGAAAACGCGCCCGCCGGGCCGTCGCCCTGGTTTCCCTTGTGGCCGCCGCCGCGGCGCTGGCGTACCTCCTTCGTTGGCCGCTCTTCGGCGGAATCGTCCGCGCCCGTCTGGAAGACCTCGCCGCGCGCCGCCTCGGGGCGGATCTGGCCCGGGCCCGCCTCGAGGGCTCCCTCCTGACGGGCGTCTCCGCCCGCGACGTCGTTCTGAGTCCGCGGCCGGGCGCCCCCTTCCGCGAGGCGCGCGCCGACCGCCTGAGCGCCCGCTACGGGCTCCTCGGCGCCGGGCTTCTGCGGGTCGAAGTCCAGGGCGCCCGCGTGGTCCTGGCCGAACCCGCCGGGCCTCCCGCTCCCGTCCAGGAGGTCGTGCGCGACGCCTTCGGAGCCTGGCTGGGCTTCCGATTCCCCGGCCGCCTGCGCATCGAACGCTCCGAAATCGTCCTGCCCGGAGGCGAAACCGTGCGGATCGAGCGCGCCTCCTTCGACGCCCGGGGCGGCGCGATGCGGTTCGAGGCCCCCGGCTGGGGCCGGTCGGCGGCGGCCTTTCACTTCAGTTCCGCGGGGGCCGCGTCGCTCGAGCTCGAAACCCAGCGGGGCCCGCTCGAGACCCTGCGGTTCGAGCTGGGTCCGGCGGACGGGGCGCGCCCCTTCTCGGCCCGTCTCGCCCGCGGGGACCTGGCGCTCGAGGCGCGCGGGCGGCTGACCTTCGACGCCCAGGGCAAGCTCGCCCGGGCGGAGGCGGATCTATCCGCCCGGCAGGGACACGCGCGCGTGGAAGCGGATTTCATCGGCGGACACGTGTGGGCGGGCGGGAGGCTCGAGTTCGCCCTCGAGGGAAACCTGTCCGCGCGGATCTCGATCGAAGGACGAATCGAAGGGCCCCTGGCGGGCCCGCCCGAAGCGTGGACCGTCCGGGCGCTTTCCGCCCGGGCGCGCGACGCGTCGGCCGGCGGTCTGGCGATCGACGGGCTGGAAGCGGAGTCCCCCGGAGGAACCCTCGGCGAGCTTCCCTGGAGCGCGCGCGTCCGGCGGGGGCCCGACGAAGCCGAGGTTCGCGGAATTCTGCGCTGGACGCCCGGCGGCGCTCCGAGGATTTCCGGCGCGGGGTCGCTCCGGGCGGAGGATCTGGAGCCGTATGCGCGGTTCCTGAATTCCCCCGTGGCGGTCCGCGCGCGCGATGTGCGGGTTTCCGCCGCGGGCTCCTGGGAGGCCGGGGCGCTTCGGATCGAGGGGGAGCTTGAAACGGGCCGCGGAGCGGTGGGCGAGGAGGGGTGGGAGGCGCTGCGTTTGGCGGGAAGCTTCCGCTCCGGCGCCGCCGAGATCCGGGAACTCGCGATCCGCGGGACCGCCTGGGCCCCGCTCGTGCGGGCCCGGGGGCGGCTGGAGACCGCGGATCCCGAGGGCCGCCGAAGGTTCTCCGCCTCGCTCGAGGCGGAGGGCGACGCGTTGCGTGCGGAGGGGTTCTGGACGCCGCGCGACGGGACGGAACTCGAGTTCGTCGCCGAGGGTCCCTTCCGGTGGCTCGGCGCCTTCGGAGTCGAAGTGCCGCCCTCGTGGGCGCCGGTGCGGGCCAGCGGCGAGGTTCGCGGATCGTTCGACGGGCTCTCCGCTTCGCTCGAGCTTGCGGTGCCCGGGCGGCTTCTCTGGGCGCCGGAACTTTCCGCGCGGCGGGAGGGGCCTTCGTGGGTCGTCGAGGCGCGGCCGGGCGCGGCGTGGGCGGCGGGCCGGTGGGTGGAGCTTTCGGACTTCCGCGCGGAACTCGGGCCCGGCCTGGCGGCCGTCTCCGCCTTGCGGTTCCGCACGCGCGAGCCGGATCTTTCCGCCCGTCTGGACGCTTTCGCCGCCTGGGACGGGCGCGAGGTGCGCGCGGGGCTCGAGGCGAACCAGGTCTCCGTCGCGGGCGTGAGCCTGGACGGATTCGAGGCGCGGGCGGAGCTGGACCGCCGGGCGGGCACGGGGCGGATGCGCTTCTCATGGGGCTCCGAGGCGGGAGACCACCTTCTCCTCTCCGGCGCCGTGGGGCGGAAGCTCGACATCCATCTTCGGGCTCGGCTGGGCGACCTGGGCCACGGGGCGGTCCGGGAACTCTTCCCGGGGCTTGAGCTTTCCGGCGGGGCGGCGCTGGAGGTTCGGATCGCGGGGCCGCGGGAACGGCCTTCGGCTTCGGGTCGGCTGTCGCTTTCGGAAGTTTCGGCCCTCGGGACGCCGCCGCTGAGCCTGGAGGTGCCTCTGCGCACGGAGGAGGGGCGGCTCCGCGCGCGCGGCCGGGCCCCCGCCAGTCCGTTCGGCGATCTCGTCGTGGAGGCGGACGTGCCGCTGGCGGATCTGGGCGCGCGGACGCCGCTCAACGTGGCGGTGCGCCTGGAGACATCCGACCTGGATCCGATTCTGGAACGGGTTCCGGAAGAGGTTCGCCCGCACCTGCCGCGGGACGGGCGGCTGCGGGCGGCCCTTCTTGTGGGGGGCACCGTAGGCGCTCCGGCCCCTTCCGCGAGGGCGGAGCTTGAGGCGAGGGGGTTTCCGACGCCGGGCCCTCTGGGGCCGGGGACCGAGCTGCGGGCCGAGGCGCGCTGGGAGCCCGGGACGCTCTTCCTGGAGAGTCTCCAGGCGCGGCTGGGGTACGGCCGGCTGCAGGCGGAAGGCCGCTGGGATGCCTCTCGGCCGGCGCGTCCTCTGGCGCTGCGGGTGACGGGGAAGGACCTCCTGGTCGTGGACGGCGCGCGCGTGCGGGTCCGGGTCGATCCGGACCTTCGCGTCACGTGGCGGGAGGGGGAAGGCTGGCGGGCGGCCGGGAAGGTGGACGTCCCCCTTCTTCTCTATTACGAGGAGCTGGGCGGGGGCCCCCGTGGGGCGGCGCCTTCTCCGGGGGCGGCGCGCGAGGTCCGGCCGCCGTCGGTGCGGCTGCCGGTCGCGCCGGGAGGCGGGACGGTGCTCCCGGGCGTGCGCGAGCTCCGGGGACTGGCGCTCGACCTCGAGGTGACCACGCCGGGGGAGATCCGCGTGGAAAACGCGACCGTGGCGGCGCTTCTTTCGGCGCGCCTGCGGGTGCGCGGGACCGGAGCGGAGCCGGTCGTGACCGGAACGGTGCGCGCCAAGAGCGGCGAGGTCAAGCTCGCCACGGGCGTTTTTCTGCGCCTTCGCTCGGCGGAGGTCGTGTTTCCCGCCGAGCCCGGCGCGCTCCCGCGCGTGCGGTTCGAGGCGGAAGCCGGCTCGGGAACGGCGTCGGTCCTCGTGATCGTGGACGGTCCGCTCGAGGACCCGGAGCTCTTCCTGCGGTCGGAGCCGCCGCGCCGCCAGGAAGACCTTCTGGCGTTTCTGGCCTTCGGTCACTTTCCGGGCGAAGTGAGCGGGGGCGGGGCGCTCGGGACGTTGGCGCTCCGGTTCTACCAGGAGCAGGTGGGGGCGCGGCCGAGCGCGGAGCCGCGCACGGGCCTCCTCGAGCGGCTGCATCCCTCGATCGTGATCGAGGAGAGCTCGGCGGAGCGTCGCGCCCCCTGGGAGCTTCCGGCGGCGGGGACCGGCCGGGGCACGGTCTTCCGGACGGAGTACTTCCTGAGCCCTCACGTCTCGGTCGTCGTGGAGACCGACCGGGAGGCGCACGTGAGCGGGGACGTCAAGCTGCGGCTTCGGTTCCGATGA